A genomic region of Mus musculus strain C57BL/6J chromosome 7, GRCm38.p6 C57BL/6J contains the following coding sequences:
- the Hddc3 gene encoding guanosine-3',5'-bis(diphosphate) 3'-pyrophosphohydrolase MESH1 isoform X3, with protein MGSEAAQLLEAADFAAHKHRQQRRKDPEGTPYINHPIGVARILTHEAGITDIVVLQAALLHDTVEDTDTTLDEVELHFGAQVRRLVEEVTDDKTLPKLERKRQQVEQAPHSSPGAKLVKLADKLYNLRDLNRCTPTVRVSIPAQTS; from the exons ATGGGCTCGGAGGCAGCTCAGCTGCTGGAGGCTGCTGACTTCGCCGCTCACAAACACCGACAGCAGCGACGAAAAGATCCTGAAGGGACTCCCTACATTAATCACCCCATCG GTGTAGCCCGGATCCTAACCCATGAGGCTGGAATCACTGATATTGTGGTGTTACAG GCCGCCCTGCTCCATGACACAGTAGAAGACACAGATACTACCCTGGATGAGGTAGAGCTGCACTTTGGAGCACAGGTTCGACGCTTGGTGGAGGAGGTAACAGATGACAAGACTCTGCCCAAACTGGAAAGAAAGCGGCAACAGGTGGAGCAGGCACCACACAGCAGCCCAGGGGCCAAACTGGTGAAGCTGGCAGACAAGCTATACAATCTGAGGGACCTGAATCGCTGCACCCCTACAG tcagggtttctattcctgcacaaacatcatga
- the Hddc3 gene encoding guanosine-3',5'-bis(diphosphate) 3'-pyrophosphohydrolase MESH1, which produces MGSEAAQLLEAADFAAHKHRQQRRKDPEGTPYINHPIGVARILTHEAGITDIVVLQAALLHDTVEDTDTTLDEVELHFGAQVRRLVEEVTDDKTLPKLERKRQQVEQAPHSSPGAKLVKLADKLYNLRDLNRCTPTGWSEHRVQEYFEWAAQVVKGLQGTNQQLEEALKQLFEERGLTL; this is translated from the exons ATGGGCTCGGAGGCAGCTCAGCTGCTGGAGGCTGCTGACTTCGCCGCTCACAAACACCGACAGCAGCGACGAAAAGATCCTGAAGGGACTCCCTACATTAATCACCCCATCG GTGTAGCCCGGATCCTAACCCATGAGGCTGGAATCACTGATATTGTGGTGTTACAG GCCGCCCTGCTCCATGACACAGTAGAAGACACAGATACTACCCTGGATGAGGTAGAGCTGCACTTTGGAGCACAGGTTCGACGCTTGGTGGAGGAGGTAACAGATGACAAGACTCTGCCCAAACTGGAAAGAAAGCGGCAACAGGTGGAGCAGGCACCACACAGCAGCCCAGGGGCCAAACTGGTGAAGCTGGCAGACAAGCTATACAATCTGAGGGACCTGAATCGCTGCACCCCTACAG GATGGTCAGAACACCGAGTCCAGGAGTACTTCGAGTGGGCAGCCCAGGTGGTAAAAGGGCTTCAAGGGACAAACCAGCAACTGGAAGAGGCACTAAAGCAGCTGTTCGAGGAGCGAGGGCTGACGCTCTGA
- the Hddc3 gene encoding guanosine-3',5'-bis(diphosphate) 3'-pyrophosphohydrolase MESH1 isoform X1 has translation MGSEAAQLLEAADFAAHKHRQQRRKDPEGTPYINHPIGVARILTHEAGITDIVVLQAALLHDTVEDTDTTLDEVELHFGAQVRRLVEEVTDDKTLPKLERKRQQVEQAPHSSPGAKLVKLADKLYNLRDLNRCTPTGFLFLHKHHDQEASWISWRHFLNRSSFLRDNSSCVKLTQN, from the exons ATGGGCTCGGAGGCAGCTCAGCTGCTGGAGGCTGCTGACTTCGCCGCTCACAAACACCGACAGCAGCGACGAAAAGATCCTGAAGGGACTCCCTACATTAATCACCCCATCG GTGTAGCCCGGATCCTAACCCATGAGGCTGGAATCACTGATATTGTGGTGTTACAG GCCGCCCTGCTCCATGACACAGTAGAAGACACAGATACTACCCTGGATGAGGTAGAGCTGCACTTTGGAGCACAGGTTCGACGCTTGGTGGAGGAGGTAACAGATGACAAGACTCTGCCCAAACTGGAAAGAAAGCGGCAACAGGTGGAGCAGGCACCACACAGCAGCCCAGGGGCCAAACTGGTGAAGCTGGCAGACAAGCTATACAATCTGAGGGACCTGAATCGCTGCACCCCTACAG ggtttctattcctgcacaaacatcatgaccaagaagcaagttggatctcatggaggcatttcctcaacagaagctcctttctccgtgataactccagctgtgtcaagttgacacaaaattag
- the Hddc3 gene encoding guanosine-3',5'-bis(diphosphate) 3'-pyrophosphohydrolase MESH1 isoform X2, whose amino-acid sequence MGSEAAQLLEAADFAAHKHRQQRRKDPEGTPYINHPIGVARILTHEAGITDIVVLQAALLHDTVEDTDTTLDEVELHFGAQVRRLVEEVTDDKTLPKLERKRQQVEQAPHSSPGAKLVKLADKLYNLRDLNRCTPTVFSTLSSKLLHDIRQSS is encoded by the exons ATGGGCTCGGAGGCAGCTCAGCTGCTGGAGGCTGCTGACTTCGCCGCTCACAAACACCGACAGCAGCGACGAAAAGATCCTGAAGGGACTCCCTACATTAATCACCCCATCG GTGTAGCCCGGATCCTAACCCATGAGGCTGGAATCACTGATATTGTGGTGTTACAG GCCGCCCTGCTCCATGACACAGTAGAAGACACAGATACTACCCTGGATGAGGTAGAGCTGCACTTTGGAGCACAGGTTCGACGCTTGGTGGAGGAGGTAACAGATGACAAGACTCTGCCCAAACTGGAAAGAAAGCGGCAACAGGTGGAGCAGGCACCACACAGCAGCCCAGGGGCCAAACTGGTGAAGCTGGCAGACAAGCTATACAATCTGAGGGACCTGAATCGCTGCACCCCTACAG tgttctcaacattatcttccaagctcctacatgacatccgacagagctcttaa
- the Hddc3 gene encoding guanosine-3',5'-bis(diphosphate) 3'-pyrophosphohydrolase MESH1 isoform X4, whose product MGSEAAQLLEAADFAAHKHRQQRRKDPEGTPYINHPIGVARILTHEAGITDIVVLQAALLHDTVEDTDTTLDEVELHFGAQVRRLVEEVTDDKTLPKLERKRQQVEQAPHSSPGAKLVKLADKLYNLRDLNRCTPTENTSQKMSPQ is encoded by the exons ATGGGCTCGGAGGCAGCTCAGCTGCTGGAGGCTGCTGACTTCGCCGCTCACAAACACCGACAGCAGCGACGAAAAGATCCTGAAGGGACTCCCTACATTAATCACCCCATCG GTGTAGCCCGGATCCTAACCCATGAGGCTGGAATCACTGATATTGTGGTGTTACAG GCCGCCCTGCTCCATGACACAGTAGAAGACACAGATACTACCCTGGATGAGGTAGAGCTGCACTTTGGAGCACAGGTTCGACGCTTGGTGGAGGAGGTAACAGATGACAAGACTCTGCCCAAACTGGAAAGAAAGCGGCAACAGGTGGAGCAGGCACCACACAGCAGCCCAGGGGCCAAACTGGTGAAGCTGGCAGACAAGCTATACAATCTGAGGGACCTGAATCGCTGCACCCCTACAG aaaacacttcccagaagatgtcacctcaatga